One window of the Hoplias malabaricus isolate fHopMal1 chromosome Y, fHopMal1.hap1, whole genome shotgun sequence genome contains the following:
- the LOC136677827 gene encoding cadherin-10-like isoform X2, with protein MIVMMMMIHFPWLFPLFCLLPLGSPVMLVVRSRGTILRPNGQILQPEGRVLHRSKRDWMWRQFFLSEEYMGNNYQYVGKLRSDKDKGDGTARYVLSGEGAGTIFRIDEKSGDLHATQRLDREEKSSYTLQAQAFNKNTGLPLEPATEFIVKIHDINDNEPKFTKDVYTASVPEMSDVGTFVIEVNATDADDASYGNSARLVYSILQGQPYFSVEPETGIVRIALSNMDREVRKEYQVVIQAKDMAGQMGGLSGTTMVNVTLTDVNDSPPRFAYSSYHLSTYESAEISSTVGRIKAMDGDEGENAKLKYRIVDGDGKDSLDIITDEETQEGVIVVKKQLDYEDRRVYLIKVEVTNTHTDPEFLHLGPFSDTATVKVTAKDVDEPPVFSSPQFVFEVNEDTPKGKIIGTVSARDPDSTNYSLQFTIDQHTDPERLFHIDPRNGSITMLKSLDREVSKWHNISVLASEINNPRQRSRVPVLIKVLDVNDNAPEFAMSYDTFVCENVKAGQIIQTISAIDTDEPLIGHKFVFSLSSSNPNFTIFDNEDNTARVLTRRSGFSRQEASVYYLPVVISDNDYPIQSSTSTLTIRVCGCDSAGSMRSCSVDALLLSAGLSTGALVAILLCIVILLMIVVLFSALRKQRRKEPLIISKEDVRDNVVSYNDEGGGEEDTQAFDIGTLRHPEVMESNKVRRDIIPEMLFPFHRPSPMNEFSDVRDFISSRLQENDNDPSAPPYDSLATYAYEGNGSIAESLSSLESSAMEGDHDYDYLGNWGPQFKKLADMYIAKDTATSHN; from the exons ctTCGCTCAGATAAGGACAAAGGGGATGGAACGGCGAGGTACGTCCTCTCTGGGGAAGGAGCGGGCACCATTTTCCGAATCGATGAAAAGTCTGGCGATCTCCACGCCACTCAGAGGCTGGACAGAGAAGAGAAGTCGTCCTACACACTTCAAGCTCAAGCTTTCAACAAGAACACTGGTCTCCCTCTGGAACCTGCCACCGAATTCATCGTCAAGATCCACGACATCAACGACAACGAGCCCAAGTTTACCAAGGACGTGTACACGGCCAGCGTGCCCGAGATGTCTGACGTGG GGACTTTTGTGATTGAAGTCAACGCCACAGATGCTGATGATGCCTCGTATGGGAACAGTGCTAGGCTTGTGTACAGCATCCTGCAAGGTCAGCCATACTTCTCCGTGGAGCCTGAGACCG GGATTGTGAGGATAGCTCTGTCCAACATGGACCGCGAGGTGCGAAAGGAGTACCAGGTGGTGATCCAGGCCAAGGACATGGCGGGACAGATGGGGGGTCTCTCCGGGACCACCATGGTCAATGTCACCCTCACAGATGTTAATGACAGCCCCCCTCGCTTTGCCTACA GCTCCTACCATCTTAGCACTTATGAGTCGGCGGAGATCAGCTCCACTGTGGGTCGAATCAAAGCCATGGATGGAGACGAGGGAGAGAACGCTAAGCTGAAGTACAGGATTGTGGATGGAGATGGGAAAGACTCACTGGACATTATCACAGATGAAGAGACGCAAGAGGGTGTTATTGTTGTCAAAAAG CAACTTGACTACGAGGACAGGAGGGTGTACCTAATCAAAGTGGaagtgaccaacacacacactgaccccgAATTCCTGCACCTCGGACCCTTTTCAGACACGGCCACTGTTAAAGTCACGGCTAAAGATGTGGATGAGCCACCGGTCTTCAGCAGTCCTCAATTTGTTTTTGAGGTCAATGAGGACACACCCAAGGGGAAAATAATTGGGACAGTCTCCGCCAGGGACCCTGACTCTACTAATTACTCTCTACA GTTCACTATAGACCAGCACACTGATCCCGAAAGACTCTTCCACATCGACCCCAGGAACGGATCCATCACCATGCTAAAGTCTCTGGACAGAGAGGTGTCAAAGTGGCACAACATCTCCGTGCTCGCCAGCGAAATAA ATAACCCCCGTCAAAGGAGCCGAGTTCCCGTCCTGATAAAAGTACTGGATGTGAATGACAATGCGCCGGAGTTTGCCATGTcttatgacacgtttgtctgcGAGAATGTAAAAGCTGGGCAG ATAATCCAAACCATCAGTGCCATAGACACAGACGAGCCTCTGATTGGTCACAAATTCGTATTCAGCTTGAGCTCCAGCAATCCAAACTTCACCATCTTTGACAATGAAG ATAACACAGCGAGAGTTCTGACGAGGAGGAGTGGCTTCAGCAGGCAGGAAGCAAGCGTCTACTATCTGCCTGTGGTCATCTCGGACAACGACTATCCCATCCAGAGCAGCACGAGTACCCTGACTATCAGAGTATGTGGCTGCGACAGTGCGGGGAGCATGCGATCCTGCAGCGTGGACGCTCTACTGCTCTCCGCCGGACTTAGCACTGGAGCCCTAGTGGCCATCCTTCTCTGCATAGTCATCCTTCTTA TGATTGTGGTGCTGTTCTCAGCTCTACGAAAGCAGCGGCGGAAGGAACCCCTGATCATCTCCAAAGAGGATGTGAGGGACAATGTGGTCAGTTACAACGATGAAGGTGGTGGTGAGGAGGACACTCAGGCATTCGACATCGGCACACTGCGCCACCCAGAGGTCATGGAAAGCAACAAGGTGAGGAGGGACATCATCCCTGAGATGCTCTTCCCTTTCCACCGGCCTTCTCCCATGAACGAATTTTCAGACGTCAGGGACTTCATCAGCAGCCGGCTTCAGGAAAATGACAACGACCCTTCTGCACCCCCTTATGACTCTCTGGCTACTTACGCTTACGAAGGAAACGGGTCAATCGCAGAGTCGCTAAGCTCCCTGGAGTCTTCGGCAATGGAGGGGGATCACGATTACGATTACCTCGGCAACTGGGGGCCTCAGTTCAAAAAGCTGGCTGACATGTACATAGCGAAGGACACTGCTACATCCCATAATTAG
- the LOC136677827 gene encoding cadherin-10-like isoform X1: MIVMMMMIHFPWLFPLFCLLPLGSPVMLVVRSRGTILRPNGQILQPEGRVLHRSKRDWMWRQFFLSEEYMGNNYQYVGKLRSDKDKGDGTARYVLSGEGAGTIFRIDEKSGDLHATQRLDREEKSSYTLQAQAFNKNTGLPLEPATEFIVKIHDINDNEPKFTKDVYTASVPEMSDVGTFVIEVNATDADDASYGNSARLVYSILQGQPYFSVEPETAGIVRIALSNMDREVRKEYQVVIQAKDMAGQMGGLSGTTMVNVTLTDVNDSPPRFAYSSYHLSTYESAEISSTVGRIKAMDGDEGENAKLKYRIVDGDGKDSLDIITDEETQEGVIVVKKQLDYEDRRVYLIKVEVTNTHTDPEFLHLGPFSDTATVKVTAKDVDEPPVFSSPQFVFEVNEDTPKGKIIGTVSARDPDSTNYSLQFTIDQHTDPERLFHIDPRNGSITMLKSLDREVSKWHNISVLASEINNPRQRSRVPVLIKVLDVNDNAPEFAMSYDTFVCENVKAGQIIQTISAIDTDEPLIGHKFVFSLSSSNPNFTIFDNEDNTARVLTRRSGFSRQEASVYYLPVVISDNDYPIQSSTSTLTIRVCGCDSAGSMRSCSVDALLLSAGLSTGALVAILLCIVILLMIVVLFSALRKQRRKEPLIISKEDVRDNVVSYNDEGGGEEDTQAFDIGTLRHPEVMESNKVRRDIIPEMLFPFHRPSPMNEFSDVRDFISSRLQENDNDPSAPPYDSLATYAYEGNGSIAESLSSLESSAMEGDHDYDYLGNWGPQFKKLADMYIAKDTATSHN, from the exons ctTCGCTCAGATAAGGACAAAGGGGATGGAACGGCGAGGTACGTCCTCTCTGGGGAAGGAGCGGGCACCATTTTCCGAATCGATGAAAAGTCTGGCGATCTCCACGCCACTCAGAGGCTGGACAGAGAAGAGAAGTCGTCCTACACACTTCAAGCTCAAGCTTTCAACAAGAACACTGGTCTCCCTCTGGAACCTGCCACCGAATTCATCGTCAAGATCCACGACATCAACGACAACGAGCCCAAGTTTACCAAGGACGTGTACACGGCCAGCGTGCCCGAGATGTCTGACGTGG GGACTTTTGTGATTGAAGTCAACGCCACAGATGCTGATGATGCCTCGTATGGGAACAGTGCTAGGCTTGTGTACAGCATCCTGCAAGGTCAGCCATACTTCTCCGTGGAGCCTGAGACCG CAGGGATTGTGAGGATAGCTCTGTCCAACATGGACCGCGAGGTGCGAAAGGAGTACCAGGTGGTGATCCAGGCCAAGGACATGGCGGGACAGATGGGGGGTCTCTCCGGGACCACCATGGTCAATGTCACCCTCACAGATGTTAATGACAGCCCCCCTCGCTTTGCCTACA GCTCCTACCATCTTAGCACTTATGAGTCGGCGGAGATCAGCTCCACTGTGGGTCGAATCAAAGCCATGGATGGAGACGAGGGAGAGAACGCTAAGCTGAAGTACAGGATTGTGGATGGAGATGGGAAAGACTCACTGGACATTATCACAGATGAAGAGACGCAAGAGGGTGTTATTGTTGTCAAAAAG CAACTTGACTACGAGGACAGGAGGGTGTACCTAATCAAAGTGGaagtgaccaacacacacactgaccccgAATTCCTGCACCTCGGACCCTTTTCAGACACGGCCACTGTTAAAGTCACGGCTAAAGATGTGGATGAGCCACCGGTCTTCAGCAGTCCTCAATTTGTTTTTGAGGTCAATGAGGACACACCCAAGGGGAAAATAATTGGGACAGTCTCCGCCAGGGACCCTGACTCTACTAATTACTCTCTACA GTTCACTATAGACCAGCACACTGATCCCGAAAGACTCTTCCACATCGACCCCAGGAACGGATCCATCACCATGCTAAAGTCTCTGGACAGAGAGGTGTCAAAGTGGCACAACATCTCCGTGCTCGCCAGCGAAATAA ATAACCCCCGTCAAAGGAGCCGAGTTCCCGTCCTGATAAAAGTACTGGATGTGAATGACAATGCGCCGGAGTTTGCCATGTcttatgacacgtttgtctgcGAGAATGTAAAAGCTGGGCAG ATAATCCAAACCATCAGTGCCATAGACACAGACGAGCCTCTGATTGGTCACAAATTCGTATTCAGCTTGAGCTCCAGCAATCCAAACTTCACCATCTTTGACAATGAAG ATAACACAGCGAGAGTTCTGACGAGGAGGAGTGGCTTCAGCAGGCAGGAAGCAAGCGTCTACTATCTGCCTGTGGTCATCTCGGACAACGACTATCCCATCCAGAGCAGCACGAGTACCCTGACTATCAGAGTATGTGGCTGCGACAGTGCGGGGAGCATGCGATCCTGCAGCGTGGACGCTCTACTGCTCTCCGCCGGACTTAGCACTGGAGCCCTAGTGGCCATCCTTCTCTGCATAGTCATCCTTCTTA TGATTGTGGTGCTGTTCTCAGCTCTACGAAAGCAGCGGCGGAAGGAACCCCTGATCATCTCCAAAGAGGATGTGAGGGACAATGTGGTCAGTTACAACGATGAAGGTGGTGGTGAGGAGGACACTCAGGCATTCGACATCGGCACACTGCGCCACCCAGAGGTCATGGAAAGCAACAAGGTGAGGAGGGACATCATCCCTGAGATGCTCTTCCCTTTCCACCGGCCTTCTCCCATGAACGAATTTTCAGACGTCAGGGACTTCATCAGCAGCCGGCTTCAGGAAAATGACAACGACCCTTCTGCACCCCCTTATGACTCTCTGGCTACTTACGCTTACGAAGGAAACGGGTCAATCGCAGAGTCGCTAAGCTCCCTGGAGTCTTCGGCAATGGAGGGGGATCACGATTACGATTACCTCGGCAACTGGGGGCCTCAGTTCAAAAAGCTGGCTGACATGTACATAGCGAAGGACACTGCTACATCCCATAATTAG